GCTGGCCCGAGAGATAGAAGTCGACGTAGCGCGGCATGTCCACGCGGAAGCGGTTGTCGCCCATCATCGAGCCCAGGATCTTCTTGCCGCTGATCACGAGGTCGAGTGCGGGAACTTCGACGGTCTGGCCGATCGGAACCACGCCGACCCACACGGCCGTGCCGCCCTTCTTCACCATCGCCAGCGCCTGCGCACACGTCTGCTTGGTGCCGATGCACTCGAATGCGTAGTCCACGCCGCGCGGCACGAGTGACTGCACGCCCTGAACGGGGTCGGTGTCCTTCGCGTTCACGCCGTCGGTGGCGCCGAGCGTCTTCGCGAGCTCGAGCTTCCACGGCATGGTGTCGACGGCGATGATGCGGCTCGCGCCTGCGATGCGGCAGCCCTGGATGGCGGCCAGGCCGACGCCGCCGCAGCCGATCACCGCGCACGTGGAGCCGGCCGGAACCTGTGCGGTGTTCAGCACCGCGCCCACGCCCGTCGTGACTCCGCACCCGATGAGCGCCGCGCGGTCGAGCGGCATGTCGTTGCGGATCTTCACCACGGCGTTCTCGTGCACGAGCATCTTCTCGGCGAACGACGAGAGGTGCGCGAACTGGTTGATCGCAGTGCCGCCCTT
This genomic window from Myxococcota bacterium contains:
- a CDS encoding Zn-dependent alcohol dehydrogenase, producing MKAAVMRAFKQPLELEDIDISRPGPREVLLRTAATGVCHSDLHVVEAGLPVPPPLVLGHEPAGIVEAVGELVTHVQPGDHVIGCLSAFCGSCEYCLTGRPNMCGGAATMRRPGEPPRLSKGGTAINQFAHLSSFAEKMLVHENAVVKIRNDMPLDRAALIGCGVTTGVGAVLNTAQVPAGSTCAVIGCGGVGLAAIQGCRIAGASRIIAVDTMPWKLELAKTLGATDGVNAKDTDPVQGVQSLVPRGVDYAFECIGTKQTCAQALAMVKKGGTAVWVGVVPIGQTVEVPALDLVISGKKILGSMMGDNRFRVDMPRYVDFYLSGQ